The proteins below are encoded in one region of Streptomyces roseirectus:
- the hemC gene encoding hydroxymethylbilane synthase — protein MSVPELIRIVSRDSPMALAQVERVRAELGALHPGVRTEVVPVKTTGDKWMGDLAQVEGKGAFTKEVDAALLAGEADLAVHCVKDVPADRPLPAGTVFAAFLKRDDIRDALVHPGGLTLDELPEGTRIGTSSVRRIAQLAATHPHLECVPFRGNANRRLEKLAAGEADALLLAVSGLERIGRTDVISEVLSPEAMMPPIGAGILALQCREGDMDLIDAVSGLGDPATHREATAERMFLHVLQGHCNSPIAGYATVDRTGELSLRACVFTPDGKTRLNAHEWAGPLDPATLGTSVAVTLLRQGARELIDGIPH, from the coding sequence ATGTCGGTACCCGAACTGATCCGTATCGTCTCCCGCGACTCGCCCATGGCGCTGGCCCAAGTGGAGCGCGTGCGCGCCGAGTTGGGCGCCCTGCATCCCGGGGTGCGCACCGAGGTCGTGCCGGTGAAGACGACCGGTGACAAGTGGATGGGCGACCTGGCGCAGGTCGAGGGGAAGGGCGCGTTCACCAAAGAGGTCGACGCGGCGCTCCTCGCCGGAGAAGCGGATCTCGCCGTCCACTGCGTGAAGGACGTGCCGGCCGACCGTCCGCTGCCGGCCGGGACCGTGTTCGCGGCGTTCCTCAAGCGGGACGACATCCGGGACGCGCTGGTGCACCCCGGCGGGCTCACGCTGGACGAGCTGCCCGAGGGGACACGGATCGGCACCTCGTCGGTCCGCCGGATCGCCCAGCTCGCGGCGACCCATCCGCACCTGGAGTGCGTGCCGTTCCGGGGCAACGCCAACCGGCGGCTGGAGAAGCTGGCGGCGGGCGAGGCGGACGCGCTGCTGCTGGCGGTGTCGGGGCTCGAACGCATCGGCCGTACCGACGTGATCAGCGAAGTCCTCTCCCCCGAGGCGATGATGCCGCCCATCGGCGCGGGCATCCTCGCGCTGCAGTGCCGCGAGGGCGACATGGACCTCATCGACGCGGTCAGCGGTCTCGGCGACCCCGCGACCCATCGCGAGGCCACCGCGGAACGCATGTTCCTCCACGTCCTCCAGGGCCACTGCAACAGCCCCATCGCCGGCTACGCCACCGTCGACCGCACCGGCGAACTCTCCCTCCGCGCCTGCGTCTTCACCCCCGACGGCAAGACCCGCCTCAACGCCCACGAATGGGCCGGCCCCCTCGACCCCGCCACCCTCGGCACGTCCGTCGCGGTGACCCTCCTCCGCCAGGGCGCCCGCGAACTCATCGACGGCATCCCCCACTGA